A region from the Oceanidesulfovibrio marinus genome encodes:
- a CDS encoding methyltransferase, translating to MLRPTCDFQPLEQFMTRDVTFHAVLQSLRLGLFDTLEKGPYTAEQIALMYGFLPEPTEALLDLLATHNLLARNGDGYKNAPLVSEYLVSGSTFFQGTAMELNNRFNQYIVSEFMPLLKGESQARGRTDDDWGNADTMRGTLQYAILGALQDTVAFIADLPGFQSFRAMADIGGNHGEYSMALLELNPNLRSTVWDLPGVVETAEEHIAERGFSDRVTVRPCDLRTERLPAGEYDLVLASHVLYGFMDDLPGFLGTIHAALKSGGWFVAQHMNPASDMPPKQKCSLEFVTRMVGYRTHFISRDQLESAMDAAGFQNFRTGAAGRNQCGLIVAGQRT from the coding sequence ATGCTCCGACCAACATGCGACTTTCAACCCCTTGAGCAGTTCATGACGCGGGATGTCACATTCCACGCTGTGCTGCAAAGCCTCCGCCTGGGGCTCTTCGATACGCTGGAGAAGGGCCCGTACACAGCGGAGCAGATAGCACTGATGTATGGATTTCTGCCGGAGCCTACCGAGGCGCTCCTCGATCTGTTGGCAACCCACAACCTGCTGGCGCGCAATGGCGATGGCTACAAGAACGCTCCACTGGTCTCGGAGTATCTGGTCTCCGGCTCCACATTTTTTCAGGGCACGGCCATGGAGCTCAACAATCGCTTCAACCAGTACATCGTCAGCGAGTTCATGCCGCTGCTCAAGGGAGAGTCTCAGGCCAGGGGGCGCACGGACGATGATTGGGGCAACGCCGACACCATGCGCGGCACGCTGCAGTATGCGATCCTCGGGGCCTTGCAGGATACCGTGGCGTTTATCGCCGATCTGCCCGGCTTCCAGAGCTTCCGCGCCATGGCGGACATCGGCGGCAACCACGGCGAGTACAGCATGGCGCTTCTGGAGCTAAATCCCAACCTGCGCAGCACGGTGTGGGACCTGCCCGGTGTGGTCGAGACGGCGGAGGAGCATATTGCGGAACGCGGATTCTCGGACCGGGTGACGGTCAGGCCCTGCGACTTGCGCACAGAGCGGCTCCCTGCCGGAGAGTACGACCTGGTGCTCGCCTCCCACGTGCTGTACGGCTTCATGGACGACCTGCCGGGGTTCCTGGGAACAATCCACGCTGCGCTCAAAAGCGGAGGATGGTTCGTTGCCCAGCACATGAACCCAGCGTCGGATATGCCGCCGAAGCAGAAATGCTCGCTGGAGTTCGTCACCCGCATGGTCGGATATCGCACGCATTTCATCTCCCGTGACCAACTGGAATCGGCCATGGACGCAGCAGGCTTCCAGAACTTCAGAACCGGCGCGGCCGGGCGGAATCAATGCGGCCTGATCGTGGCTGGGCAGCGGACATAG